Within Actinoplanes sp. L3-i22, the genomic segment GACCAGGTCGTGCTCGATCGCGAACTTCTCCAGGTCGGGGCGGCGCTGCATGGTGCCGTCGTCGTTGACCATCTCGCAGAGCGCGCCGGACGGGCTGCACCCGGCCAGCACGGCCAGGTCGATCGCGGCCTCGGTGTGCCCGGGGCGGCGCAGCACCCCGCCGGCCTTGGCGCGCAGCGGCACGACGTGCCCGGGACGCGACAGGTCGGCGGGCTGGGTGGTGGCCGAGCCGAGCAGGCTGATCGTCCGGGCGCGGTCGGCGGCCGAGATGCCGGTGCTCACACCGTGCCGGGCGTCGACGGCCACGGCGTACGCGGTGCCCTTCTTGTCCTGGTTGGTGTGGTACATCGGGGGCAGGTCCAGCCGGTCGGCCTCCGACTCGGTGATCGCCACGCAGATGTAACCCGAGGTGTAGCGGACCATGAAGGCCACCATCTCGGGCGTGGCGTGCTCCGCGGCGAAGATGAGGTCGCCCTCGTTCTCCCGGTCCTCGTCGTCCACCACGATCACCGGCCGACCGGCCTTGATCTCGGCGATCGCGCGCTCGATGCTCTCAGACATTGCGGCTCCCCAGCATCTTCTCGACGTACTTGGCGATCACGTCGACCTCGAGGTTGACCGGTTCGCCGATGGCCTTGCTGCCCAGCACCGTGTGCTTGGAGGTGGCCGGGATCATCCCGACCGAGAACGTGTCGTCGGTGACCGCCATGACGGTCAGCGACACCCCGTCCACCGTGATCGAACCCTTCTCCACGACATATCGGGCCAGATCGGCGGGGAGTGAGAAGGTCACCACCTCCCACTGATCGGCCGGCTCGCGGCCGACCACCTTCGCCACCCCGTCCACGTGGCCCTGCACCAGGTGACCGCCGAGGCGGCTGCCCAGGGCGGCGGCCCGCTCCAGGTTGACGTTGCTGCCGACGGTCAGCGCGCCCAGCGAGGAGCGGCGCAGCGTCTCACCCATCACGTCGGCGGTGAACACCCCGTCGACGTTGTCGATGACGGTGAGACAGACGCCGTTGACGGAGATCGAGTCGCCATCGCCCGCGTCCGAGGTGACCAGTGGCCCCCGGACGGCGATGACGGCGGAGTCCTCGGCGCCCTCGGTGAGACGGACGATCTCCCCGAGTTCTTCGACGATGCCGGTGAACATTCCTCAGTTCTCCTTAGCGGGACGCAACGAAGCGGTGAAGCGCAGGTCGCCCCCGATCTGCGCGATGTCGGTGAAGTCGAGCTCCAGGGCGTCGGCGATGGTGCCGATCCCCGCGTCGACCAGGGCGGGACGGCCGGCGCCGAGCAGTTTCGGCGCGACGTAGCCGATCACCCGGTCGACCAGGCCGGCCGCGAGGAACGCGCCGGCCAGCGTCGGGCCGCCCTCCAGCAGGACGTTGCGGATGCCCCGCGCGTAGAGCTCGGTGAGCACGGCGTTCAGGTCGACCCGGCCGTCCGGCCCCTGACCGGCCTCGGCCGCGGTGACGATCCAGGTGGGTGCGGCGGCGTCACGGACGCGGGCGTTCTCCGGGGTACGCCCCCGCGAGTCGACGACCACCCGCAGCGGCTGCTTGATCGCGAGCGACCCGTCCCGCAGGTCCCGGACGGTGAGCTGCGGGTCGTCGGCGAGCACCGTGCCGACGCCGGCCACGATCGCGTCCACCGTGCTGCGCAGCTCGTGCACGTCGAAGCGGGACTCGGCCGAGCTGACCCACTGGCTCGTCCCGTCCGCGGCGGCCGAGCGACCGTCCAGCGTGGCGGCGAACTTCCAGGTCACGAACGGTCGGGCCCGGCGCACGGCGGTCAGCCAGGCGATGTTGCCCAGCTCCGCCTCGGCGCGGCGCACCCCGGTCTCGACCTGGAGGCCGGCCGCGCGCAGGGTGGCGGCGCCGCCGGAGGCCACCGGGTTCGGATCGTCGACGGCGATCACCACCCGGCGCAGGCCGGCCTGGATCAGCGCCTCCGAGCACGGGCCGGTGCGGCCGGTGTGGTTGCAGGGTTCGAGGGTGACCACGCAGACCCCGCCGCGGGCCCGCTCGCCGGCCTGGGCGAGCGCGACGATCTCGGCGTGCGGGCCGCCCGCGTAGGCGTGGAAGCCCTCGCCGACGATCTCGCCGTCGGCGCTGAGCAGCAGGCAGCCGACCACCGGGTTCGGGCTGGTCGTGCCGAGGCCACGGCCGGCCTGCGCGATCGCGCGGCGCATCGCCTCGTCCTCGGTCACCATCGGCGTGCCGTCCTCTCGCGTGGTGCGCCACGCGAGGGAAACGCGCGGCCGGTTCACGCGCGACGAGCTTGAGGGGAGAAACGCCAGGAATCGGACACGGAGGGCACGCTTCGCGCACCCGGCTGGATGCGGCCCTCACATACCGAGGACGCACCCCGGATGCACCCCTGTCGAGGGCACACCCGTCCGATTCCGCGCGCTGTCTCCCATCCGGACTGTCTGACCGGGCTTACGCCTGATCAACCGTCGGCCCTGGAGTCTCACCAGGTCCACCGGCCGCCGTTGGTGCAGCGTCCGGGTCGCGGGCTTACCGCTGCTCACGCAGCAGATCACCGCCGGTTCGGAATTTCACCGAGTCCCGCCAGCGCGTGGTGGGTTACCCCCGAGTCTTGCACGCGATTCCGGTTTTGCCACCCCACGCGTCAGGGATCTCACAACGGCTTACCGACCATCGCTCCGACCAGGGCCGCGGCGTGCTCGACCTCGTCCTCGGTGTTGTAGTAGTGCGGCGAGAAGCGGATCAGCGGCGGCGGGTTCCGGTCCTCGGTGTCGAACTGCTGGTGTCCCGGGACGGTCACGGTCACGTTCACGCCGGAGGCCGCCAGCCGGGCCACCACCTGCTCGGACTCCACCCCCTCGACGGTCGCGGTGACGATCGCGCACTGCCGGCTGCCGAGGTCGTGGAGGGTCACGCCCGGCAGGTCCTCGAGCACCCCGCGCATCCGGTCGCCGAGCTCCGCGTTGCGCTTGCCGATCTCGTCCAGCCCCAGGTTGAGCGCCTGATCGACGGCCGCGCCCAGGCCGAGCACCGCGGCGTAGTTCATCTCCCAGGTGGCGAACCGCTGCGCGCCGGGCACCCAGTCGAAGCCGCGCGCACCGTCCCAGTCCGCCGACTCGATCTCCACGACGTGCGGGTCGAGCCGCTCCAGGATCCCGTCGCGCACCCAGAGGAAGCCGGTGCCGCGCGGCCCGCGCAGGAACTTGCGCCCGGTGCCGCAGAGGAAGTCGCAGCCGATCTCGGCGACGTCGACCGGGAACTGGCCGGCCGACTGGGTGGCGTCCAGCAGGTAGGGCACGCCGGCGGCGCGGGCCACCCGGCCGATCGCGGCGGCCGGGTTGACCAGGCCACCCGCGGTCGGCACGTGGGTCACCCCGATCAGCCGGGTGCGCTCGTCGATCAGCTCGGCGAGCGCGTGCGTGTCGAGCTGGCCGTGCTCGTCGTTCGGCACCACCACGATCTCGGCGCCCACCCGACGGGCCGCCTGCAGGTAGGCGAGCACGTTGCTGCCGTACTCGTTGCGGCCGGTCAGCACCCGGTCGCCGGCCTTCAGCGGCACCGAGTAGAACGCGGCCTGCCAGGCATGTGTCGCGTTGTCGAAGAGCGCGATCTCGTCGGCCCGGCCGCCGAGCAGCTCGGCCAGCCCGGCGTAGACCGCGGCGACCCGGCCCGCCGTCGCGCCGGCCGCCTCGTAGCCGCCGATCTCGGCCTCCAGCCGCAGATGCTCGACGACCGTGTCCAGGGTGGCCTGCGACATCAGGCCCGCGCCCGCGTTGTTCAGGTGGATCCGGTGCCGGCAACCGGGGGTGCCGGCCCGAAGCGCGTCGACGTCCATGCCCCCGAGAATTTCAGACCGGCGGCCTCCGCGCACCTGCCGTAGACAGTGTCTACGCGCTCTGATAGACACTGTCTATGCCCGCTGACGACGCCTTACGTGATCGGCTGGTGCGCGTCGGGGCTGCATTGCTACGCACGGAAAGTCCCGGCGCGCTCTCACTGCGTGAGATAGCCCGTCGCGCCGGCGTCTCGCACGGAGCGCCGCGCCGCTACTTCCCGACCCACCTGTCGCTGCTCTCGGCGATCGCCCGCTCCGGCTTCGCCGACCTCTCCGACCAGGTGCGGACCGCCCTGCGGGCCGGCCCGGAAGACCCCCGAACAAAGATCAAGACAATTGCTTTCCTGTACGTACGGTTCGCCGCCGGCAACCGCGGCATGTTCGAACTGATGTTCCGCCACGATCTGCTGTCCAGCGGTGGCGAACTGGGCCTGCGGGACGCGTCCCTCCCGCTCTTCCGTCTGCTGACCGAGCTGGTCGCGGCCGCCCGCCCGCAAGCCGCCGCCGAGCCGGCCGAGCCGGTCCCCGCGGCCCACCCGCAGACCGCCGCCGAGCCGCTCCCCGCGGCACCCGCCGAGGTGACCGCCGCGGCGATCTGGGGCACCCTGCACGGCATCGCCGAGCTGTGGAACTGGGGCTCGCTGACCCTGGCCACCGCCGCCACCGACCCGGCCCCGTTCATCGACGCCACCCTGACCGCCCACCTCGGCCCGGAAGGTCCGCCATGACACGCATGCCGCCCCTCTACGCGGGTGCCCACCGCACGCTCGGCGCGCTCCTGCGCGGCCTCTGGCCCACCACGGTGACCGGCCTGGAGAACATTCCCGGCGACTCCGGCGCGATCCTGTGCCCGAACCACCACGCCATCGCCGACCAGCTCTTCCTGGGCGTCAACACGCCGCGGCACGTCGCGTTCTGGGCCAAGGCGGAATACTTCCGCTCCCCCGGCGCCCGCGGCAACCTCACGCGACGGGTCGTCACCGGGATGGGGGCGATCCCGGTCGAGCGGGGCGGCGGGCGGGCGGTGCTCTCCGCGTTCGACGCGGCGGTACCGATCCTGAAGGCGGGCGGCCTGGTCGCGGTCTTCCCGGAGGGCACCCGGTCACCGGACGGCCGCCTCTACCGCGGCCGCACCGGCGCGGTCCGCCTCGCCGCCCAGGCCGGCGTCCCGGTCGTCCCGGTCGGCATCACCGGCACCGACCACATCCGCCCGGCCGGCCGGCGCTTCCCCCGACGCCACCCGGTCACCCTGACCTTCGCCCCGCCGATCCCGGTCAAGGTCGAGTCCGCGGCGGACGCCCGCCGCCTCACCGACGACCTGATCGCCGCCATCCAGTCACTGACCGCCCAGGAATACGTCCCGTCCTACGCCCCACCCCGCACGCCCTGAACCAGCCGGACCCGCGCCACCCCGCACGCCCTGAACCAGCCGAACCCGCGCCACCCCGCACGCCCTGAACCAGCCGAACCCGCGCCACCCCGCACGCCCTGAACCAGCCGAACCCGCGCCACCCCGCACGCCCTGAACCAGCCGGGCCCGCGACCCGCGCCGCGGCCCGGGCCCGCGCAGCGCTCGCGGTCCCGGCTGGTCTTCAGGGTTGTTCCGGGGCGCCGGAGGCAGCCCTCAGCGCCAGCCGGGAGCGGGACACGCGGCTGAACCTCGACCCGGCAGCCGGCTTGCGCGGGTCCTTTTAAACCGCGCCCACCCACGGACGTCGCCCTTTCGGGTCTCGTGTTCTGGGCGCCCCGCGCCCTTGCGAGGCCCGGAAGGGTCCCCGCGGGAGCGACGATCAGTTATCGGCCGCAGCCGAGGCAATGAAGAATTTGAAGTTGATCTTCGGTTTCCGGGAAAGGCTATTCGGTTTCGCGGCGGCGGTCGATCGCGACGTACGAGCCCGGCTGGGACTTCGCGACCTTTTTCATCTCCGAGGCGACCGCGATGACCGTTCGCGGATCGACGAACTGCCGGCCGCCCCCGGTCGCCTGCGCCACCCCGATGGAGAGTGTGACCAGGGCGGCACGCTGCTTGTTGCCGCGACGGTCGGGCACCTCGATGTAGCCGCGCTGCGCGTCCTTCTGGTCGTAGAGCCGGTCGGCCGCGGACTCGAAATCGGTCACCATGCTCTTGGTCAGCGGGAGCACCTGGTCCGGATGGCAGATGAAGACGAAGTCGTCGCCGCCGATGTGACCGAGGAAGATCGACGGCTTTCCGGTCGAGGCGCTGGCCCGTTGCAGGCTCCGCGCCATTGCGGTGATGAATTCGTCGCCGCGGTCGAAACCGTAAACGTCATTGACGCTCTTGAATCTGTCGATGTCGATGTAGCCGACCGAGTAATCGCCGCCGTTCTTGATCCGGTCGGCGATCTCGCGGCGCACCCGCGCGTTGCCGGGCAGGCCGGTCAGCGGCGAGACCTCGCGGAACTCCTTGTTGCGCCGCAGCGTGGTGGAGACCCGGGCGATCAGCTCGGCGGTGTCGAACGGCTTGGTCAGGTAGTCGTCGGCGCCGCTGGTCAGGCCGACCACCTTGTCGCCGGTCATGCTCTTGGCGGTCAGCATGATCACCGGCAGCGCGGAGGTCAGCGGGTCGGCGCGCAGCTCGCGGATCAGCTCGACCCCGTCCATCCGGGGCATCATCCAGTCGACGACGGCCAGGTCCGGCCGGTGCGTCTCCATCAGGCCGAGCGCCTCCTGCCCGTCCCGGGCGCGGATCACCTCGAAGCCGTGCACCTTGAGGTTGAACTCGACGAAGCTCGCGATGTCCTGATCGTCGTCGACGACCAGGATGAGATCGGGTCGTTGCTCCTCGGCGTCGGACCCGAAGTCGTCGACCGCGGGCCCCGGCTCGGCGTTACTCACATCGAGATCCCCATGCGCTCGGCGGCCAGTGCCCGAAGCTTACGCACCGCCTCGGCGGGATCGGCAGCCCCATAGACGGCGGTGCCCGCCACGAACGCGTCGGCACCGGCCGCGGCGGCCTGCTCGATGGTGTCCGCGGCGATCCCGCCGTCCACCTCGATGCGGACGTCCAGGTTCCCGACGGACACGCGTCGGCGCACGTCACGCACCTTTTCCAGCATCTCCGGCATGAACTTCTGCCCACCGAAGCCGGCCTTGATCGTCATGATCAGCACGGTGTCCAGATAGGGCAACAACTCCAGGTACGGCTCCACGGGCGTGTCCCGGTCGATCGCCAGGCCGGCCTTGGCCCCGGCCGCCCGCAGCGACTTGGCCAGCCCGACCGGGTCGTCACAGGCCTCGGCGTGGAACGTCACGTTGTACGCCCCGGCCTCGGCATAGGCCGGCGCCCAGCGCTCCGGGTCGGTGATCATCAGGTGCACGTCGAACGGGATCGTGGTCGCCTTGCGCAGGCTCTGCACGATCGGCAGGCCGAGCGTGAGGTTCGGCACGAAGTGGTTGTCCATGACATCCACGTGCACCCAGTCGGCCGCCCCCTCGATGGCCCGCACTTCCTCACCGAGCCGGGAGAAGTCGGAGGCGAGGATGCTCGGCGCGATGATCGGCGATGACGTCACCGCTGAAGTGTAAAACCTCGGGCGGAACGCGTCGGCAGGCCTGTGGACAACGGCCGGTGCTCAGTGCTCCGGACGGCGTTCCACCCAGCCGAGCTCGGCAGCCGCACGTCCCAGCTCCCGGGAGACCGTGCCCCACGCGCCGGGCGGCGGCTCGACCGGCTCGGCCGGAGCCAGCCAGTGCGAGACGAACACCCCGGTCCGCCACTCCTCGACCACCGCTTCGGGGAAGAGATCCGGGATCGGTCCCATCCGGCTCCGGGCCCGGTCCGCGAGGTAGAAGTCGGGCGGAGTCATCGTCTCCACCCTGGCGAGCCGGGAGGGGACGGGCACCGCCTCCTCCTCCTCTACCGACGCGTAGAGCGGATCCAGTCCGTCGCAGAGCCCGCGCAGGACGGCCAGCGCCCGGGCCCGGTACCGGACCGCTTCCGCCCGGTCCTCGTCGTCCCAGTAGTCGGGGTAGCTGTAGGGCCCGAGGAACGTCATGACCGCGACGGGATGCCCACCCGCCGGGTCGGCACGGCCGAAACTGACCGCGAGCGTGCCCAGGTCCTCGATCGACATGCCGACCCGGTACTGCCGCTCGCCGGGCGCCGTCACGGGCCAGTCCGAGAGCCGGAGCGGCAGGTCGGTGACGTACTCGAAGGGAGGCGGCTCGGCGGGACCCGCCCACGCCGACCCGGTGTACGACGCGCCGAGGTCGTGCAGCGCCCGGCAGGTCTTCGCCAGCGCCTCGTCGTCGGACAGCCGATCCAGGAACAGGCCGACGACGAGGAACGGCGAATCAGGCTGGATGTCGCCCCCGGTCACGGAATCACGCCGGGCGGCCCCGTCCTTCGAGCAACACGATCAGCTGGTGCGCCGCAGCACGGCCAGGAACATCGCGTCCGTGCCGTGCCGGTGCGGCCACAGCTGCACCGTCGGGCCGGCGCCCAGCCCCGGCATGCCCGGCGGCAGCAGCGGGCGGGCGTCGACGAAGTCCACCTCGACGCCGCTGCGACGGGCGCCCTCGCTCACCGTCACCTGGGTCTCCACCATGTGCGGGGAGCACGTCACGTACGCCACCACGCCGCCCGGCCG encodes:
- the rpe gene encoding ribulose-phosphate 3-epimerase, whose amino-acid sequence is MTSSPIIAPSILASDFSRLGEEVRAIEGAADWVHVDVMDNHFVPNLTLGLPIVQSLRKATTIPFDVHLMITDPERWAPAYAEAGAYNVTFHAEACDDPVGLAKSLRAAGAKAGLAIDRDTPVEPYLELLPYLDTVLIMTIKAGFGGQKFMPEMLEKVRDVRRRVSVGNLDVRIEVDGGIAADTIEQAAAAGADAFVAGTAVYGAADPAEAVRKLRALAAERMGISM
- a CDS encoding aminotransferase class V-fold PLP-dependent enzyme — protein: MDVDALRAGTPGCRHRIHLNNAGAGLMSQATLDTVVEHLRLEAEIGGYEAAGATAGRVAAVYAGLAELLGGRADEIALFDNATHAWQAAFYSVPLKAGDRVLTGRNEYGSNVLAYLQAARRVGAEIVVVPNDEHGQLDTHALAELIDERTRLIGVTHVPTAGGLVNPAAAIGRVARAAGVPYLLDATQSAGQFPVDVAEIGCDFLCGTGRKFLRGPRGTGFLWVRDGILERLDPHVVEIESADWDGARGFDWVPGAQRFATWEMNYAAVLGLGAAVDQALNLGLDEIGKRNAELGDRMRGVLEDLPGVTLHDLGSRQCAIVTATVEGVESEQVVARLAASGVNVTVTVPGHQQFDTEDRNPPPLIRFSPHYYNTEDEVEHAAALVGAMVGKPL
- a CDS encoding TetR/AcrR family transcriptional regulator produces the protein MPADDALRDRLVRVGAALLRTESPGALSLREIARRAGVSHGAPRRYFPTHLSLLSAIARSGFADLSDQVRTALRAGPEDPRTKIKTIAFLYVRFAAGNRGMFELMFRHDLLSSGGELGLRDASLPLFRLLTELVAAARPQAAAEPAEPVPAAHPQTAAEPLPAAPAEVTAAAIWGTLHGIAELWNWGSLTLATAATDPAPFIDATLTAHLGPEGPP
- a CDS encoding response regulator, with the translated sequence MSNAEPGPAVDDFGSDAEEQRPDLILVVDDDQDIASFVEFNLKVHGFEVIRARDGQEALGLMETHRPDLAVVDWMMPRMDGVELIRELRADPLTSALPVIMLTAKSMTGDKVVGLTSGADDYLTKPFDTAELIARVSTTLRRNKEFREVSPLTGLPGNARVRREIADRIKNGGDYSVGYIDIDRFKSVNDVYGFDRGDEFITAMARSLQRASASTGKPSIFLGHIGGDDFVFICHPDQVLPLTKSMVTDFESAADRLYDQKDAQRGYIEVPDRRGNKQRAALVTLSIGVAQATGGGRQFVDPRTVIAVASEMKKVAKSQPGSYVAIDRRRETE
- a CDS encoding riboflavin synthase codes for the protein MFTGIVEELGEIVRLTEGAEDSAVIAVRGPLVTSDAGDGDSISVNGVCLTVIDNVDGVFTADVMGETLRRSSLGALTVGSNVNLERAAALGSRLGGHLVQGHVDGVAKVVGREPADQWEVVTFSLPADLARYVVEKGSITVDGVSLTVMAVTDDTFSVGMIPATSKHTVLGSKAIGEPVNLEVDVIAKYVEKMLGSRNV
- a CDS encoding lysophospholipid acyltransferase family protein — protein: MPPLYAGAHRTLGALLRGLWPTTVTGLENIPGDSGAILCPNHHAIADQLFLGVNTPRHVAFWAKAEYFRSPGARGNLTRRVVTGMGAIPVERGGGRAVLSAFDAAVPILKAGGLVAVFPEGTRSPDGRLYRGRTGAVRLAAQAGVPVVPVGITGTDHIRPAGRRFPRRHPVTLTFAPPIPVKVESAADARRLTDDLIAAIQSLTAQEYVPSYAPPRTP
- the ribD gene encoding bifunctional diaminohydroxyphosphoribosylaminopyrimidine deaminase/5-amino-6-(5-phosphoribosylamino)uracil reductase RibD, coding for MVTEDEAMRRAIAQAGRGLGTTSPNPVVGCLLLSADGEIVGEGFHAYAGGPHAEIVALAQAGERARGGVCVVTLEPCNHTGRTGPCSEALIQAGLRRVVIAVDDPNPVASGGAATLRAAGLQVETGVRRAEAELGNIAWLTAVRRARPFVTWKFAATLDGRSAAADGTSQWVSSAESRFDVHELRSTVDAIVAGVGTVLADDPQLTVRDLRDGSLAIKQPLRVVVDSRGRTPENARVRDAAAPTWIVTAAEAGQGPDGRVDLNAVLTELYARGIRNVLLEGGPTLAGAFLAAGLVDRVIGYVAPKLLGAGRPALVDAGIGTIADALELDFTDIAQIGGDLRFTASLRPAKEN